One part of the Anaerolineales bacterium genome encodes these proteins:
- a CDS encoding tetratricopeptide repeat protein, whose product MASDHIIHISEADFHRQVLEHSLQQPVVVSFWAEWCIPCRTLDRILERLAQEAGGAFRLAKLDVDANQRLAAQLHVKDIPAVKAFRNGQMVAEFNGMQPEARLSEFLQALGPSSYDLQVGRAEHLLSLQDWPAAEQAFRLILDNDSDHPQALLGLAKALLVQGDFAGALPILRAFPVSKLYGLAEQLIPLAQAMADDANGDLGEDEWSALLTNSLRLVGRGQLEAAMDGLLELLRENKRYAAGLAHRCALGILALLGEHNLQTQTYRKELASLLF is encoded by the coding sequence ATGGCTTCCGACCACATCATCCACATTAGCGAGGCTGATTTCCATAGACAGGTGCTGGAGCATTCGCTTCAGCAGCCTGTCGTGGTGAGCTTTTGGGCGGAGTGGTGCATTCCCTGCCGGACTCTGGATCGCATTCTGGAACGCTTAGCCCAGGAGGCTGGCGGCGCCTTCCGCCTCGCTAAACTGGATGTCGATGCCAATCAACGCCTGGCTGCGCAACTACACGTCAAGGATATCCCCGCGGTCAAAGCGTTCCGCAACGGCCAGATGGTGGCGGAGTTTAACGGTATGCAACCCGAAGCAAGGCTGAGCGAATTCCTGCAGGCGCTTGGCCCCAGCAGCTATGACCTGCAAGTCGGCCGCGCCGAGCACTTGCTGTCATTGCAAGACTGGCCAGCGGCGGAGCAGGCCTTCCGCCTCATTCTCGATAATGACTCTGATCACCCGCAGGCCCTGCTAGGCCTTGCTAAGGCGCTGTTAGTTCAAGGTGATTTCGCCGGCGCGCTGCCCATTCTGCGCGCTTTCCCGGTCAGCAAGCTGTACGGCCTGGCCGAACAGCTCATCCCACTCGCACAGGCCATGGCCGATGACGCCAATGGGGACCTGGGCGAGGACGAATGGAGCGCGCTACTCACCAACAGTTTGCGCCTGGTGGGCCGCGGCCAACTGGAAGCCGCCATGGACGGCCTGCTTGAACTCCTGCGTGAAAACAAGCGCTACGCTGCCGGCCTGGCTCACCGCTGCGCACTGGGCATATTGGCCCTGCTGGGCGAGCACAACCTACAAACCCAAACCTACCGCAAAGAGCTGGCATCCCTGCTCTTCTAA
- a CDS encoding TRAM domain-containing protein has protein sequence MSVSFVLRLIGMLGFGALGVYGGVEFANLSGEDPQQFARIFGLVGALVGLVLTPYITVHPFRAVRRMLAQISSRALLAGLFGLIISLVIAGLLAFPLSLLPRPFSQILPLVFAVVISYFGVTVFISRQNDILSFLNLPSRGATPEGRTRSGSENGTSILMDTSVIIDGRIVDIARTGFVPGALIIPRFVLNELQHIADSGDKLRRQRGRRGLEVVASLQKDARLGVRISDVDVEGTRNVDDKLVILARQMHAPVLTNDFNLNRVAELQGVTILNINELANAVKTIFLPGEELAVKVIQTGREPRQGVGYLDDGTMVVIQDGSEYIGQTVQASVTKVLQTAAGRMVFAKPENGRNRRNNKPSKN, from the coding sequence ATGAGCGTTAGTTTCGTCTTGCGATTGATAGGCATGCTGGGGTTCGGAGCCCTGGGTGTATACGGAGGCGTGGAATTTGCCAACCTCTCCGGTGAAGACCCGCAGCAGTTTGCCCGTATTTTTGGCCTGGTGGGGGCCTTGGTTGGCCTGGTTCTTACTCCTTACATTACTGTGCATCCTTTCCGGGCAGTGCGGCGCATGTTGGCGCAGATCTCGTCCCGGGCATTGTTGGCTGGCCTGTTTGGCCTGATCATCAGCTTGGTGATCGCAGGCTTGCTGGCCTTCCCGCTTTCTCTGCTGCCGCGGCCGTTCAGCCAGATCCTGCCGCTGGTCTTCGCGGTGGTTATCAGTTATTTCGGCGTGACGGTTTTTATCTCGCGCCAGAATGACATCCTCTCGTTTTTGAATCTTCCCAGCCGCGGTGCAACGCCTGAAGGGCGCACCCGCAGCGGCAGCGAGAACGGCACCAGCATTTTGATGGATACCAGCGTGATCATTGACGGACGCATTGTGGATATTGCCCGCACCGGCTTCGTGCCTGGGGCGCTGATCATCCCGCGCTTTGTACTGAACGAGCTGCAGCACATCGCCGACTCCGGCGACAAGCTGCGTCGCCAACGCGGCCGCCGCGGCCTCGAGGTGGTTGCCTCGCTGCAGAAAGACGCCAGATTGGGCGTGCGCATCAGCGATGTGGACGTGGAAGGCACGCGCAATGTGGACGACAAGTTGGTCATCCTGGCGCGCCAGATGCATGCCCCCGTGCTGACCAATGACTTCAACCTCAACCGGGTGGCCGAACTGCAGGGTGTGACCATCCTGAACATCAATGAGCTTGCCAACGCGGTCAAGACCATCTTTTTGCCCGGCGAAGAGCTGGCCGTGAAAGTGATCCAGACCGGCCGTGAGCCGCGCCAGGGCGTTGGTTACCTGGACGATGGCACCATGGTGGTCATCCAGGATGGCAGTGAGTATATTGGCCAAACCGTGCAGGCTTCGGTGACCAAGGTGCTGCAGACGGCCGCCGGCCGCATGGTGTTTGCCAAGCCAGAGAACGGGCGCAACCGCCGCAACAACAAGCCGTCAAAGAACTAA